From Bacillus pumilus, one genomic window encodes:
- a CDS encoding YesL family protein codes for MDHDGSMSRMLRMCEWVMRLAYTNLLWLLFTMLGLGIFGLMPATTALFSVMRKWIQGHEQVSVFRTFWKVYREEFVRSNLIGVTLFIIGTIIYVDLAYIYPTSWFLHVLRFAIYIFGFLFVVSLFYIFPLLAHYDWKKRLYLKFSLLLGISYLQYTLCMLVFSALLFVLFAYLPGIVPFFSVSILAYGHMWLAYQVFKKVEFESEQQTAEVKKQLSSFLQSKRVNTQ; via the coding sequence ATGGATCATGATGGTTCAATGAGCAGAATGCTTCGAATGTGTGAGTGGGTGATGAGACTTGCCTATACGAATTTGCTGTGGCTGCTGTTCACCATGCTGGGGCTTGGGATCTTTGGATTGATGCCTGCGACCACTGCGTTATTTTCGGTGATGAGAAAGTGGATACAAGGGCATGAGCAAGTCAGCGTTTTCCGCACTTTTTGGAAGGTGTACCGTGAGGAGTTTGTACGCTCTAACTTGATTGGAGTGACGTTATTTATCATAGGGACGATTATATATGTAGACCTTGCGTATATTTATCCAACGAGCTGGTTTTTGCATGTGCTTCGTTTTGCCATTTATATCTTTGGTTTTCTATTTGTTGTAAGCTTGTTTTATATTTTTCCGCTGCTGGCTCATTATGATTGGAAAAAACGTCTCTATCTGAAATTCTCTCTTTTGCTTGGTATCTCATATTTGCAATATACACTCTGTATGCTCGTTTTCTCGGCTCTGCTGTTTGTTCTCTTTGCTTATTTGCCGGGAATCGTGCCGTTCTTTAGTGTGAGTATACTCGCCTATGGCCACATGTGGCTGGCCTATCAAGTATTCAAAAAGGTAGAGTTTGAAAGTGAGCAGCAGACAGCCGAAGTGAAGAAACAGCTGTCGTCTTTCCTTCAATCGAAGCGGGTGAATACACAGTGA
- a CDS encoding Gfo/Idh/MocA family protein — MKRVVVCGLSHRAFNMFIKPLTEDFNEHYKITGLLDIDHHRYTLCQERFPSLRGVSFFHEEAFDQMVKEAKPDIVIVAGRDDTHVTYILQALDHDLDVITEKPMVTTAKDAKKVMEKEKKSKGKVTVTFNYRYNPFHRKVKELILEGKIGRVTSVELSWLIDTYHGASYFKRWNRTRQFSGGLSIHKSTHHFDLVNWWINQKPKQVFAYGALNYYGNESPWNPLQGGENRYCGTCHVKDTCHYEARWNPRVERSKVEDDHIESSKEQSQQYSNYRPDACIFDQEIDIEDTYVASVAYDQGALLSYSIQFSAPYEGYRLAINGTKGRIETNEFHVPSRIPFQFPEQTISYYPMFGAKETIEVVKQPGGHGGGDPLLLADLFIGKDPLIHYDISAGAEAGAYSIALGEGMWRSVSEKRPIDIEELLHKETVL; from the coding sequence GTGAAACGGGTCGTGGTTTGCGGACTCAGTCATCGTGCGTTCAATATGTTTATTAAACCGCTCACAGAGGATTTCAATGAGCATTACAAGATTACAGGGCTTCTAGATATAGATCATCATCGGTATACACTTTGTCAGGAGCGTTTTCCATCACTGCGAGGCGTCTCGTTTTTTCATGAAGAGGCATTTGATCAAATGGTGAAGGAAGCAAAGCCAGATATCGTCATTGTGGCAGGCCGGGATGACACACATGTCACATATATCTTGCAAGCACTTGACCATGATCTCGATGTCATCACTGAAAAGCCAATGGTCACAACAGCAAAAGACGCCAAAAAAGTGATGGAAAAAGAAAAGAAAAGTAAAGGGAAGGTCACAGTCACTTTTAATTATCGCTACAATCCATTTCATCGAAAGGTCAAAGAACTCATTTTAGAAGGAAAGATTGGAAGGGTCACATCTGTTGAACTGAGCTGGCTTATTGATACGTATCATGGTGCTAGTTACTTCAAAAGGTGGAACCGAACGAGGCAATTCTCTGGCGGACTATCCATTCATAAATCGACGCATCATTTTGATTTGGTCAATTGGTGGATCAATCAAAAGCCGAAGCAAGTATTTGCCTATGGGGCGCTGAACTATTACGGAAATGAAAGTCCTTGGAATCCCTTGCAGGGGGGAGAAAACAGATATTGCGGAACATGTCATGTGAAGGATACATGTCATTATGAAGCAAGGTGGAATCCGCGGGTAGAACGCTCAAAGGTCGAGGACGACCATATCGAATCCAGTAAGGAGCAGTCTCAGCAGTACTCAAATTATCGCCCAGACGCCTGTATTTTTGATCAGGAAATTGACATTGAGGATACATATGTGGCATCAGTGGCATATGACCAAGGGGCTCTGCTCAGCTATTCAATTCAATTCTCAGCGCCATATGAAGGATACCGGCTTGCCATTAATGGGACAAAGGGACGTATTGAAACAAATGAGTTTCATGTGCCATCAAGAATTCCTTTTCAATTCCCAGAACAGACGATTTCTTATTATCCGATGTTTGGGGCAAAAGAGACAATTGAAGTCGTGAAACAGCCAGGGGGACATGGCGGCGGAGACCCTCTGCTTCTGGCCGATTTATTTATAGGAAAAGATCCTTTAATTCACTATGACATATCAGCAGGAGCAGAGGCTGGTGCTTATTCGATTGCACTTGGGGAAGGCATGTGGCGGTCTGTTTCAGAGAAACGTCCAATTGACATAGAAGAGTTGCTTCATAAAGAGACGGTGTTATAA
- a CDS encoding lipoprotein YteS, with protein MKRRKSGAVWLLSFIAALCLSACQGKTNGIDVLIFSDMSKGMKDQLVEKAFQTEHETYSVHIFPAIPEKLLVEITAKEGDIMLVPEEMFRTYDDPESFQLLEEMGIDDQAAGPYTVEDKKTGKTVDYAVQVNKGTKKLNGYTFQLHRDMVAFIPVYADKSNEALSLMKQFRENR; from the coding sequence ATGAAGAGGCGAAAAAGTGGTGCGGTATGGCTCCTCAGCTTCATCGCTGCCCTTTGTTTGTCAGCCTGCCAAGGGAAAACAAACGGTATTGATGTTCTGATTTTTTCTGACATGTCAAAGGGGATGAAGGATCAATTAGTCGAGAAGGCTTTTCAGACGGAACATGAAACTTATAGCGTCCACATCTTTCCGGCGATTCCTGAAAAGCTTCTTGTTGAAATTACCGCAAAAGAGGGGGACATCATGCTTGTCCCAGAAGAAATGTTTAGAACATATGATGATCCTGAAAGCTTTCAGCTGCTTGAAGAAATGGGCATAGATGATCAAGCGGCAGGGCCATATACGGTCGAGGACAAAAAGACAGGGAAAACGGTCGATTATGCGGTTCAAGTCAATAAAGGCACGAAAAAGCTAAATGGCTATACCTTTCAATTACACCGAGATATGGTCGCTTTTATTCCCGTGTATGCTGACAAGTCCAATGAGGCGCTGTCTCTCATGAAACAATTTCGTGAAAATCGATAG
- a CDS encoding glycoside hydrolase family 88/105 protein, with the protein MTLSTEKGSPLEHAEKLAQTIMKAHTPIELPPAGRWHYHQGVFLCGVMKLYEATKNETYFNYVKSYADSLIDEYGNLLFRRDELDAIQAGLILFPLYERTGEKRYVLAAEKLRGLYRTLNRTSEGGFWHKDNYAYQMWLDGLYMGGPFALKYAKLRGEEELVDMVIHQEYLMRKHTKDEKTGLYYHAWDERKVMPWADQKTGCSPEFWARSFGWYVLALADMIEDLPEEHEGRKVWKETLTDMLESVAKYQDQDTGLWHQIIDKGTHSDNWLESSGSCLFMYAMSKAMNEGYVSLRYVDHVVKAYQGLIHHKTAETENGDFTINDICIGTSAGFYDYYVERERSTNDLHGAGAFIMALTELEKLSVFQKA; encoded by the coding sequence ATGACATTATCGACTGAAAAGGGATCACCACTTGAGCATGCAGAGAAATTAGCACAAACAATTATGAAAGCGCATACACCAATTGAGCTGCCTCCAGCTGGAAGATGGCATTATCATCAAGGCGTTTTTCTTTGCGGTGTGATGAAGCTATATGAGGCAACGAAGAACGAGACGTATTTCAATTATGTGAAAAGCTACGCAGATTCGCTCATTGATGAGTATGGAAACCTGTTATTTCGCAGAGATGAGCTTGATGCGATCCAAGCAGGGCTCATTTTATTCCCTCTTTACGAACGGACGGGAGAGAAGCGGTATGTGCTGGCAGCGGAGAAGCTTCGGGGGCTTTACCGTACATTGAATCGCACATCTGAGGGCGGGTTTTGGCATAAAGACAATTATGCCTATCAAATGTGGTTGGATGGTCTCTACATGGGAGGACCTTTTGCCTTAAAGTATGCAAAGCTGAGAGGTGAAGAGGAACTGGTGGATATGGTGATCCATCAAGAGTATCTCATGAGAAAGCATACAAAAGATGAAAAAACAGGTCTGTACTATCACGCGTGGGACGAACGAAAAGTGATGCCATGGGCTGATCAAAAAACAGGCTGTTCCCCCGAGTTTTGGGCAAGATCGTTTGGCTGGTATGTCCTTGCATTAGCAGATATGATCGAGGATCTGCCAGAAGAGCATGAGGGACGAAAGGTTTGGAAGGAAACGCTGACAGACATGCTGGAAAGTGTAGCCAAGTACCAGGATCAAGACACAGGTCTTTGGCATCAAATCATTGATAAAGGTACTCATAGCGACAATTGGCTTGAAAGCTCAGGATCGTGTTTATTCATGTATGCCATGTCAAAAGCCATGAATGAAGGGTATGTCAGCCTCCGTTATGTCGATCATGTGGTGAAAGCATACCAAGGCTTAATTCATCATAAGACGGCTGAGACAGAAAACGGTGATTTTACCATCAATGATATTTGTATCGGAACATCTGCTGGATTTTATGATTACTACGTTGAAAGAGAGCGAAGCACAAATGACTTGCACGGGGCAGGCGCTTTTATTATGGCGTTAACTGAGCTAGAGAAGCTGTCTGTTTTTCAGAAGGCATGA
- a CDS encoding ABC transporter permease, translated as MKTEDVTAKGMPAAALKKERRKRLLNQLISQKFLYVMILPGLIYFLVFKYVPMWGLIIAFQDYQPFLGILGSEWVGFKHFIRLFTEPTFFILLKNTLILFAMNVVIFFPIPILLALLLNEVRLALFKKFVQTMIYIPHFMSWVIVVSLSFVLLTVDGGLINELIAFFGGEKINFLLSQEWFRPMYILQVIWREAGWSTIIYLAAITAVDPQLYEAAKMDGAGRLRQMWHITLPAIKSVIVVLLILKIGDTLELGFEHVYLLLNATNREVAEIFDTYVYTAGLKQGQFSYSTAVGLFKAAVGLILVMLANRLAKKFGEEGIY; from the coding sequence ATGAAAACAGAGGATGTCACTGCCAAGGGTATGCCTGCGGCAGCTTTGAAAAAAGAAAGGAGAAAGCGCTTACTTAATCAATTGATTAGTCAAAAGTTTTTGTATGTAATGATTTTGCCAGGGCTCATTTATTTTCTTGTCTTTAAATATGTGCCGATGTGGGGGCTTATCATTGCCTTTCAAGATTACCAGCCGTTTCTCGGTATTCTTGGGAGTGAGTGGGTTGGCTTCAAACACTTTATTCGATTGTTTACAGAACCAACATTTTTCATCTTATTAAAAAATACACTGATTTTATTTGCCATGAATGTCGTGATTTTCTTTCCGATTCCGATCTTATTGGCCCTGCTTTTAAACGAGGTCAGATTGGCATTGTTTAAGAAATTTGTCCAGACGATGATATACATTCCTCACTTCATGTCATGGGTGATTGTCGTGTCCTTATCTTTTGTTTTGTTAACAGTAGATGGCGGGTTAATCAATGAATTGATTGCTTTCTTTGGAGGGGAAAAGATTAACTTCCTCCTTAGTCAGGAATGGTTCAGACCCATGTACATTTTACAGGTGATCTGGCGGGAAGCAGGCTGGTCGACGATCATTTACCTTGCGGCGATTACAGCGGTAGATCCGCAGCTATATGAAGCAGCAAAAATGGATGGAGCCGGCAGACTGAGACAAATGTGGCACATCACTCTTCCTGCCATTAAAAGTGTGATTGTCGTTCTGCTTATTTTGAAAATTGGTGACACATTAGAGCTTGGCTTTGAGCATGTCTACTTATTACTCAATGCAACGAACCGGGAAGTAGCAGAAATCTTTGATACGTACGTCTATACAGCTGGTCTTAAGCAAGGACAATTCAGCTATAGTACCGCTGTTGGTCTATTTAAAGCAGCCGTTGGACTCATTTTGGTCATGCTGGCGAACCGTTTAGCGAAGAAATTCGGGGAAGAAGGTATTTACTAA
- a CDS encoding helix-turn-helix domain-containing protein codes for MKRRQYKFYYKLVTFFFMLSTIPVIIVGIFSYQHSQKTALENISNEKLDSVKQTQSNIEHILKTVDHSLTHYVSSPPLLQTLAEPLNPDQFQLYNQVQQELNYLQTFDTALSNITLVSKMEDWYMNNSGLYHVTSGDQEKALTSYLNIPSHSSWALEENNPLVATKEGKSSFCKYNVNLIKQLPMNSVQKKGIAVASIPSCTIADNMPDFSQSDSMFVIDTNGKVLLHNRKEQIGESLKNQELVKHVLSREERSGQFNMKIEELDYQITFQKSDYNEWTYLSFVSIPELKAQTKSIGWITFIICFILLALSLLFSWFGSRHFYKPIRLLYESFARNESFLQKQPFQNEFELIESSIKQMKDQNNDLEERIEQQVTHLQQYFMVRLLLGKLTEEEINNRFQSLGFPQGWSHLSMLVTQIDTLKGTPYEKKDADLLLFAINGLIEQMIPQDEHLQPTVVNQHQTTIILNHSKSDEEFTEYLNQLAETIQQRIEEELGLSISIGISRQFKELTMAKQAYIEGKEALKYRLKAEKKSIILYEHIQQGKTFKTHFPKQLQHDLFDAMKAGDQGKADHYLHVLLQSIFSKNAGPHEYHIALARFLNNLIELMHLLGIELFEVEDNKMLYDTIFEFKTFEDTEAWLKHEIIRPIIDQLGAREDSQYKNISEKIIHIIHQEFDSDLTLDEIATRLHYNPNYLSSIFRKEMDISFSEYLSSYRHHVAKNWLVETDMSVKEISEKLKYKNPQNFIRSFKKLEGTTPGKYRDHKKGT; via the coding sequence ATGAAAAGAAGGCAGTATAAATTTTATTACAAGCTTGTGACGTTTTTTTTCATGCTTAGTACAATTCCTGTCATCATTGTCGGTATTTTTTCTTATCAGCATTCGCAAAAAACCGCACTCGAAAATATCTCAAATGAAAAGCTGGACAGCGTCAAACAAACGCAATCCAATATTGAGCATATTTTAAAAACAGTGGATCATTCTCTCACTCACTATGTCAGTTCGCCGCCTCTCCTTCAAACACTGGCAGAACCTTTAAATCCAGACCAATTCCAGCTTTATAATCAAGTACAGCAGGAACTAAACTACCTGCAAACCTTTGACACCGCTCTTTCCAATATTACACTCGTGAGTAAAATGGAAGACTGGTACATGAACAATTCGGGACTTTATCATGTCACAAGCGGAGACCAAGAGAAAGCGCTCACCTCTTACCTCAATATACCGAGTCATTCCAGCTGGGCACTTGAAGAGAATAATCCACTTGTTGCGACAAAAGAAGGAAAGTCCTCCTTTTGCAAATACAATGTGAACTTAATCAAACAACTCCCTATGAACAGTGTCCAGAAAAAAGGGATCGCTGTCGCCAGCATTCCGAGCTGCACGATTGCTGACAATATGCCTGACTTCTCTCAATCTGACAGTATGTTTGTCATTGATACAAACGGAAAAGTGCTGCTACATAACCGCAAAGAACAAATTGGTGAATCCTTGAAGAATCAAGAGCTCGTCAAGCATGTCCTATCACGTGAAGAACGATCAGGTCAATTTAACATGAAGATCGAGGAACTAGACTATCAAATTACGTTTCAAAAATCAGACTATAACGAATGGACGTACCTATCCTTTGTTTCCATTCCAGAACTCAAGGCACAAACGAAATCAATTGGGTGGATCACTTTTATTATCTGCTTTATTTTGTTAGCGCTTTCATTACTATTTTCATGGTTTGGGTCCAGACATTTTTATAAACCAATCCGCTTGTTATATGAGTCCTTTGCACGCAATGAATCCTTTTTGCAAAAACAGCCTTTTCAAAATGAATTTGAGTTGATTGAGTCGAGTATTAAACAAATGAAGGATCAAAACAATGATTTAGAGGAACGTATTGAGCAGCAAGTCACGCACCTTCAGCAATACTTTATGGTGCGGCTATTGCTCGGTAAGCTGACAGAAGAAGAGATTAACAACCGGTTCCAAAGTTTGGGATTCCCTCAGGGCTGGTCTCATTTATCCATGCTTGTGACCCAAATCGATACGTTAAAAGGAACACCTTATGAAAAAAAGGATGCTGACTTGCTGTTATTTGCCATCAATGGACTGATCGAGCAGATGATTCCGCAAGATGAGCACCTTCAGCCAACGGTTGTCAATCAGCATCAAACGACGATTATCCTGAATCACTCAAAGTCAGATGAAGAGTTTACTGAATATTTAAATCAATTAGCGGAAACTATTCAGCAGCGCATCGAGGAAGAGCTTGGTTTATCGATCAGCATCGGGATCAGCCGCCAGTTTAAGGAGCTCACGATGGCGAAACAGGCTTACATTGAAGGAAAAGAAGCCTTAAAATACAGGCTCAAAGCAGAGAAAAAATCCATTATCTTATATGAACATATTCAGCAAGGAAAAACGTTTAAAACCCATTTTCCAAAACAGCTGCAGCATGATTTATTCGATGCGATGAAAGCAGGTGATCAAGGCAAGGCGGATCATTATTTACATGTGCTCCTGCAATCCATTTTCTCTAAAAATGCAGGACCGCATGAATACCATATCGCTCTCGCCCGTTTTTTAAACAATTTGATTGAGCTGATGCATTTGCTTGGCATTGAATTATTTGAGGTCGAAGACAACAAAATGCTGTATGATACGATTTTTGAATTTAAAACCTTTGAAGATACCGAAGCATGGCTGAAACATGAGATCATTCGGCCGATTATTGACCAGCTAGGTGCACGTGAGGACTCACAATACAAAAACATCTCAGAGAAAATCATTCATATCATTCATCAAGAATTCGACTCAGATCTTACATTGGATGAAATCGCCACACGCCTGCATTACAACCCCAATTATTTAAGCAGTATTTTTAGAAAGGAAATGGATATCTCCTTTAGTGAATATCTCTCGTCCTACAGACACCATGTCGCCAAAAACTGGCTCGTGGAAACCGATATGTCCGTCAAAGAAATTTCGGAAAAACTGAAATATAAAAATCCGCAAAACTTCATCCGTTCCTTCAAAAAACTAGAAGGCACGACCCCTGGCAAATACCGCGACCACAAAAAAGGCACATAA
- a CDS encoding winged helix-turn-helix transcriptional regulator — protein MEKKKYNISVEATLEVIGGKWKCVILCHLTHGKKRTSELKRLMPNITQKMLTQQLRELESDGVINRIVYEQVPPKVEYELSEYGQSLERILNALCDWGAAHIERVYGEPLSVLEDSILNEQFK, from the coding sequence ATGGAAAAGAAAAAATATAATATCTCAGTGGAAGCGACCCTTGAGGTCATTGGCGGGAAGTGGAAGTGCGTGATTTTATGTCATTTAACACATGGAAAAAAACGCACGAGTGAATTGAAGCGGCTCATGCCAAACATCACACAAAAAATGCTTACACAACAGCTGAGAGAGCTTGAAAGTGATGGGGTGATTAACCGAATTGTGTATGAGCAAGTACCGCCTAAAGTGGAATATGAATTAAGTGAATACGGACAGTCGCTCGAAAGAATTCTGAATGCGCTTTGTGATTGGGGAGCAGCTCATATTGAACGTGTGTACGGAGAGCCGCTTTCAGTGCTGGAAGACAGCATTTTAAATGAACAATTTAAATAA
- a CDS encoding MFS transporter produces the protein MKKKQNHFALLALAISAFAIGTTEFISVGLLPMISEDFGVSVSQAGWTVSLYALGVTFGAPILTSLTSTMKRKTLLLLIMLVFLIGNTLATIAPTFSVLLIGRVISALSHGIFMSIGSTIAASLVVKEKRASAIAFMFTGLTVATVTGVPFGTFLGHELGWRTSFGVIVIIGLIALISNYFLVPSQLKQGVKTSFKDQAVLLKTKRILLLFVITATGYGGTFVVFTYLSPLLQHVTGLAPGAVALILLLYGITIAAGNVIGGKAANEQPMKALIYMFIIQSIILFTLSLTAGFTVLGIGTVMLMGLFAFMNVPGLQVAVVDFAERYTPGAVDVASAMNIAAFNAGIAIGSFLGGIVTDTLGLVHTGWVGGIMVLIAAILTMISFRMEQQEQNQTI, from the coding sequence ATGAAGAAAAAGCAAAACCACTTTGCCCTTCTCGCACTAGCCATTAGTGCTTTTGCTATAGGAACCACTGAGTTCATTAGTGTCGGTCTTTTGCCGATGATTTCAGAGGACTTTGGAGTGAGCGTCAGCCAGGCGGGCTGGACCGTCTCTTTATATGCACTTGGTGTGACATTCGGCGCGCCTATTTTGACTTCTCTGACTTCAACGATGAAAAGAAAGACATTGCTATTGCTCATTATGCTCGTCTTTTTGATTGGAAATACACTAGCCACGATTGCTCCGACTTTTTCAGTGCTATTAATCGGACGGGTCATTTCAGCCTTATCCCATGGAATCTTTATGTCCATCGGCTCTACGATTGCTGCAAGCCTTGTAGTGAAAGAAAAACGGGCAAGTGCGATTGCCTTTATGTTCACTGGATTAACAGTTGCTACTGTGACGGGCGTGCCATTTGGGACATTTCTTGGCCATGAGCTCGGCTGGCGGACGTCATTTGGTGTGATTGTCATCATTGGTCTGATCGCACTGATATCCAACTATTTTCTTGTTCCATCTCAATTAAAGCAAGGCGTGAAAACATCATTTAAGGATCAAGCTGTCTTATTAAAAACAAAAAGAATCTTGCTTCTATTTGTCATTACAGCAACAGGATACGGAGGAACCTTTGTCGTCTTTACGTATTTATCCCCTCTCTTACAGCATGTGACAGGTCTTGCGCCTGGGGCGGTGGCCTTGATCCTGCTTTTATACGGGATCACGATCGCAGCCGGAAATGTCATTGGCGGAAAGGCTGCTAATGAGCAGCCAATGAAAGCACTGATTTACATGTTTATCATCCAAAGCATCATTTTGTTTACCCTTAGCTTGACTGCTGGATTCACGGTGCTAGGCATTGGAACCGTCATGCTGATGGGACTGTTTGCTTTCATGAATGTTCCTGGATTGCAAGTAGCTGTCGTTGACTTTGCAGAAAGATACACACCAGGAGCAGTCGACGTCGCTTCCGCTATGAATATCGCTGCCTTTAATGCCGGTATCGCCATCGGCTCATTTTTAGGCGGCATCGTGACAGATACTCTTGGGCTTGTGCATACAGGCTGGGTCGGCGGCATCATGGTCCTTATCGCAGCAATTCTCACGATGATTAGTTTTCGAATGGAACAACAAGAACAAAATCAAACCATCTAA
- a CDS encoding aldo/keto reductase encodes MNHLQSTKTLNNGIHMPGFGLGVFKVEDGAELIDAVKTAIQLGYRSIDTAAIYGNEEGVGRGIQIGLAETGLRREDLFVTSKVWNADLGYESTLQAYEESLKKLQLDYLDLYLIHWPVEGKYKDAWRALETLYREGKVRAIGVSNFQPHHLDELLKDADIIPAINQVEFHPKLTQETLFTYLNTHGIQMEAWSPLMQGELLHHPVIKELSDTYGKTPAQIILRWDVQKGVITIPKSTKAHRLKENADIFDFALSDEDMKRLSDLNENKRIGPDPDNFDF; translated from the coding sequence ATGAACCATTTACAAAGTACAAAAACATTAAACAATGGGATCCACATGCCAGGATTTGGTCTTGGTGTATTCAAGGTTGAAGATGGCGCAGAATTAATAGACGCCGTCAAAACAGCCATTCAATTAGGCTATCGCAGTATTGATACAGCGGCTATTTATGGCAATGAGGAAGGGGTTGGACGAGGCATACAAATTGGTCTAGCAGAAACAGGACTTCGCCGCGAAGACCTCTTTGTGACATCAAAAGTGTGGAATGCCGATTTAGGATATGAATCCACCCTACAAGCATATGAGGAAAGCTTGAAAAAACTTCAGCTTGACTACCTTGATCTATATTTAATCCATTGGCCGGTTGAAGGAAAATATAAAGACGCTTGGCGTGCGCTTGAAACCTTGTATCGTGAAGGAAAGGTCAGAGCCATTGGTGTGAGCAACTTCCAGCCGCATCATCTAGACGAACTATTAAAAGATGCAGACATCATACCAGCTATTAATCAAGTGGAGTTTCACCCAAAACTGACGCAGGAAACACTCTTTACGTATTTGAACACACATGGCATTCAAATGGAAGCTTGGTCACCGCTAATGCAGGGGGAACTGCTTCATCATCCGGTGATCAAAGAGCTCTCGGACACATACGGCAAAACACCTGCTCAAATTATTTTGCGCTGGGATGTGCAAAAAGGCGTCATCACCATTCCAAAATCAACGAAAGCCCATCGTTTAAAAGAAAATGCAGACATATTTGATTTTGCCTTATCTGATGAGGATATGAAGCGCCTTTCTGACTTAAATGAAAACAAACGTATCGGTCCAGACCCAGACAACTTTGACTTTTAA
- a CDS encoding extracellular solute-binding protein, with the protein MGRKKLWLIAFVLLFAASGILSACSSKGTSSSDEKVDLDKKVKLTWMAILYHQQPPKDSVIKEIEKLTNTELDITWVPDAVKEDRLNSALAAGNLPQIVTIQDIKNSSAINAFRSGMFWEVGPYLKDYPNLSKMNELINKNASIDGKLYGIYRERPLSRQGIVIRKDWLENLNLDTPKTLDDLYEVAKAFTEKDPNQNGKADTIGFTDRNDLIYGAFKTLGSYEGMPTDWKEENGKFTPDFMTDEYMNTMKYMKKLRDNGYINKDFPVTSKTQQQELFSQGKAGIYVGNMVDAVNLRDDATDKNMEVDIINRIKGPDGKERVWASGGHNGIFAFPKTSVKSEAELKRILAFFDRIAEEDVYGFMTYGIDGEHYKKEEGNTFVREESQVKSWQTDVQPLVSLVGIDKRYLKNKGDAVRTKYEELEEDNQNIIVANPAESLYSETASERGNELKKIIDDATYKFILGDISEDQFKKDVEKWKSNGGHKIIEEYEASFKKSK; encoded by the coding sequence ATGGGGAGAAAGAAATTATGGTTGATTGCGTTTGTCCTGTTATTTGCAGCAAGCGGTATTCTATCCGCATGTTCAAGCAAAGGCACAAGTTCATCAGATGAAAAGGTTGATTTAGATAAAAAGGTAAAGCTGACCTGGATGGCTATTTTGTATCATCAGCAGCCGCCGAAGGATTCCGTCATAAAAGAGATTGAGAAGCTCACAAATACAGAGCTTGATATTACATGGGTGCCTGATGCCGTGAAGGAAGACCGTTTAAATTCCGCACTTGCCGCAGGGAATCTGCCGCAGATTGTCACGATTCAAGACATTAAGAATTCGTCTGCTATTAATGCGTTCAGATCAGGCATGTTCTGGGAAGTCGGTCCGTATTTAAAGGATTATCCAAATTTAAGTAAGATGAACGAACTGATTAATAAAAACGCCTCTATAGACGGTAAGCTTTATGGCATTTATAGAGAGAGACCACTTTCAAGACAAGGAATTGTCATTCGAAAGGATTGGCTTGAAAATTTAAATTTGGATACACCAAAAACATTGGATGATCTTTATGAGGTAGCTAAAGCTTTTACTGAAAAAGATCCGAATCAAAACGGAAAAGCGGATACAATTGGCTTTACGGATCGGAACGATTTGATTTATGGGGCATTTAAAACACTCGGTTCATATGAGGGAATGCCGACAGACTGGAAAGAAGAAAATGGCAAATTCACGCCAGACTTCATGACAGATGAGTACATGAATACAATGAAATACATGAAGAAACTGCGTGACAATGGCTATATCAACAAAGACTTCCCTGTTACAAGCAAAACACAGCAGCAGGAATTATTCTCACAAGGAAAAGCAGGGATCTATGTTGGGAATATGGTAGACGCAGTGAACTTGAGAGATGACGCGACAGATAAAAACATGGAAGTAGATATCATCAACCGAATCAAAGGCCCAGATGGCAAAGAACGTGTGTGGGCATCAGGTGGTCATAATGGCATCTTTGCATTCCCTAAAACAAGCGTGAAATCAGAGGCAGAATTAAAACGGATTTTGGCCTTCTTTGATCGCATTGCAGAAGAAGATGTATATGGTTTCATGACGTACGGTATAGATGGCGAGCATTATAAGAAAGAAGAAGGGAATACATTTGTCAGAGAAGAAAGCCAAGTGAAAAGCTGGCAGACAGACGTACAGCCGCTTGTCAGTCTAGTAGGAATTGATAAACGTTACTTGAAAAATAAAGGAGATGCGGTTCGTACAAAATATGAAGAGCTAGAAGAAGACAATCAAAACATCATCGTCGCCAATCCTGCTGAAAGCCTGTATTCAGAAACAGCCTCAGAGCGAGGAAACGAATTGAAAAAAATCATCGATGATGCGACTTATAAGTTCATTCTTGGAGACATCAGTGAAGATCAATTTAAGAAAGATGTAGAGAAGTGGAAATCAAACGGTGGTCATAAAATCATAGAAGAATATGAAGCTTCCTTTAAAAAATCAAAATGA